The Neptunomonas concharum genomic interval GCCACGATAATTTCAGACTCCATCCCAGCGCTCACCTGCGCACTAAGCTCCTCCAGCGCTTTTGCCTGCTCTAACATACTGTTTGCACGTCGCAACAGTGTTCGGCCATGATGGGTCAAAGCAGCGCGCCGCCCCCTCACTTCTACCAGCTGAACCGCCAGCTGGTCTTCTAGCTTTTTAATCGCATAGATCAGCGTGGTATGGCTTTTGTTCAACGCAGTTGCCGCGGCCTGAATGCTGCCTGCTTGGTCAACGGCTTGCAGTGTTGCCCACTGCTCTAACGTACTTTTAAGTCTCACGGTAAAACCTGTCAGTTTTTTAAACAGTAATACGCAAAATTATGAACTTTAATGTTCGTTTTTTAAATAGGAAAATTCTCTCCATCGAAATTACATACAAACCATCATGGGAGAAAAAAACATGAAACTCTTACAAGTAGACTTTGCCTATCCTAATCTCATGGGAAGCACACTTTCTGAAGGGATGATCGAATTGGCTAATAGCATCAATGATGAAGCCGGACTGATCTGGAAAATTTGGACAGAGCAGATTAAAGATAAGCGCGGAGGCGGCATCTATTTATTTGATAGCGAGGCCAATGCCGAGCGCTATCTACAAATGCATAGCAAACGCCTACAAACAATGGGCGCATCCGATATTCGAGGGATCATTTTTGATGTTAACCTACCACTCACACGGATTAACCAAGGCCCTGTGCCTCAGGAAGGATAAGATCATGAGCAATCGAACTTTCTTAACACTACACGGTATTATTTATGCAGCCTTTGCTATCGTCTTATTTATGCTGCCCGAAACTGTCTGGCCACTGTATGGCGTCAAGATTAATGACCAGTACGCCTTTTTCTTGTCACAACACACCAGTATTTTTTTGGGAGGACTAGCCGCAGTCAGCTTTTTGTTACGGGATATTGAACATACCCCGACACAGATTCAGCTACTGAAAGCCTTACTGATAACTAACCTGTTAGGCGTCTTGATCACAGGCTATGCAGGTGTTCTGGGAATCTTTACAGGTTTTGGCTGGAGCGACCCTGCTTTTTTCGCAACGCTGACAGCACTAAGCTTGGTGCAGTTAAAAAAACAAGCCACTCAACATTGATAATAACGGCGGGCGTATCACTCATCTTCCCAAAGCGGTACGCCTGATTGATTGCAGCCAATAGCCCTATTAGTGATCATTTCCAGCATAGACCCACATAGGTTCTGTCTTACCCGCCCTCTCAAATCCCATTTTTTTGTAAAACTCGATAGCACCGCCATCAGCGGTCAGCATCTGCTGGTGAAAACCTTGATAACGCGCCAGCATCGTATTCATGATTAACCGACCCACGCCTAAGCCATGAAACTCAGGGTCAACGAGCATATGGGGATAATACACCACTAAATAACCATCCGAGATGGCATTCCCTAACCCCACCAACCTATCACCTGACCACGCCGTCACAAGGCTATGAGAATTTTCTAGCGCCTGCATCAACAAATCAGGTTTTTGAGCAGATGACCAATCATTAGCACGATACAATGCAACAACCTGTGCTTGAGTGGGTAATTCAGTCTGGCTGATTCTGATCATAGCGACCTCTTTTTAAAGTCAAAATTTGAGCTTATTCTATTTAAACAACCAATAAAACCATAAGAAAACAAACATTTACAATCAGGCATATAACCAGCCTTTTCAAGACCCAGAATAATATCCCTATATTTTAAGCAAACTTAATCCAAAGAATATTCGCAAAACAAGAAAGAAAAATGCTATCAGCAGCATAAAATAGGTATCTATAAGATTATCCAAAGCACTTCGTTTTAAATAGATACTCCTAGACTGCTCATAAGTTAAATGCGCCTCTCCCTCTTCACCTAGTGAGACAACCATCCCACAGTCATCACTAAACATAAAATTCGCAACTAGCATACAGGACGAATACCAGCCCACTCTAACAGGATTTTTTATATCAAAGATCTTACTACCCAAACCACTCTTTGAAACATAATAAGTGCTCATTAGTATCTTTTCATTATCCAGCTTATAAAAAGCAACTCCCCCTCCATTAAATTGCTTACCTATTCGACCTGGCTCAAGTATATTAAAGTAGTGATAGTTAATGGCTCTTTCTCAGGAAAGGACATAAAGTCTGGAAAAGGTTTTATCAAAAACATCACTAAAGGTATAAAAAAAATGGCTCTAATAAGGCTTTCATTATAATTCTCTTAAACTTTCAGATTGCTTTTTCATAAGCGGTGATACTCACTTACATCTTCAGCAAGCTTAATCCAAAAAATATTCGCAAGACAAGAAAGAAAAATGCTATTAGCAGCATAAAATAGGTATCTATAAAATTATCCAAAGCACTTCTTTTTAAATAGATACTCCTAGACTGCTCATAGGTTAAATACTCCTTCCCCTCTTCACCTAGTGATACAACCATCCCACAGTCATCACTAAACATAAAATTCGCAGCTAGCATACAGGACGAATACCAGCCTACTCTAACAGGCTTTTTTATATCAAAGATCTTACTACCCAAACCACTCTTATAAACATAATAAGTCTCCATTAATATCTTTTCATTATCCAGCTTATAAAAAGCAACTCCCCCTCCATTAAATTGCTTACCTATTCGACCTGGCTCAATTATATTAAAGTAGTGATAGTTAATGCGCTCTTTCTCAGGAAAGGACATAAAGTCTGGAAAAGGTTTTATCAAAAACATCACTAAAGGTATAAGAAAAAATGGCTCCAATAAGGCTTTCATTATAACTCTCTTAAACTTTTAGATTGCTTTTTCCTAAGCTGCGATAAGAAAAATTCAATCACTTTTCTTTTACCCACGTTGGATTGAGCTAGCACGATTCGCGGTATAAAACTGTTGAGGGAGGTATCGGTGAGAAGAAGATATGTGTCCATACGAGGGAGTTTTCCATAACCTGTTTATTCCTTAATCCATGGATACTAATGCAGCACAACACTAACCCGCAAGTGAATGCTGCATTAAGTTTTATTGACTAGGCGCCTATGACCTATTTTATAGAACGCTGCCGTACGGCTTCGAACAAACAAATACCGGTAGCGACCGATACGTTGAGACTACTGACTTCTCCGGCCATGGGGATTTTGATCAGAAAATCACAGCATTCACGGGTCAGGCGACGCATGCCTTTGCCTTCTGCTCCCATGACAATAGCTAGGGGGCCCGTCAGGCTTGATTGATAGACCATTTGTTCGGCCTCACCTGCGGTGCCTGTAATCCAGATCCCTCGTTGCTGGAGGTCTTGTAAGGTTCGGGATAGGTTTGTGACTTGCACATAAGGCACCACTTCAGCAGCGCCACAGGCTACTTTGGAGACGGTTGCATTTAGGGGGGCTGATTTATCTTTTGGGGCGATAACGGCATGAACGCCCGCAGCATCCGCTGTTCGTAGGCAGGCACCTAGATTATGCGGGTCCGTTACGCCATCTAACACTAATAGAAAAGCGGGTTCATCGAGCTGCTCTAGTATGTGATCAAGAAAGCGTTCATCCTTGGCTTTCATGGGGGTGCAGATTGCGATAATACCTTGATGCACTCCACCAGCTGCCATTGTGTCTAACTCCTGACGGCTGGCCTTTTTAACCGGTATATGGGTTGAATCTGCTAATAACGAGACGAGGCGTTCATCTTCCCGGCCCTTGAGTGCCACAATACTCTGGACGCGGGAGGCGTCATATTTCAGTGTTGTTTTTACTGCATGGAATCCAAAAATCAGTTCAGGCTGCATGTTGTCTCTCGTCGATGGGGGCATAACGTGGTATTACCGTTTCAAAAAGCTATTATCCCGAAGATGCACCGAAAAACCCAGCATTGCATTAATGTTAAAAGCGTTAAGCACGTATAGGCATAAAAAAAGCCACCCGAAGGTGGCTTGCGTTCATCTAAGACTCGCTGAAATCTTAGTTTAAACCCTGGAAAACTTTGTCGCGAATATCATCCACAGAACCCACACCCGGCACATAGACGTATTTAGGCCCCGTAGCTGGGTCGGACTCGTTCCAACCTTTGTAATAAGCGATCAGTGGTGCGGTTTGCTCATGGTATACATTCAAACGGCCACGTACGATATCTTCTGCATCATCCGCACGCTGAACAAGGTCTTCACCAGTCACATCGTCTTTGCCTTCAACCTTAGGTGGGTTAAATACAACGTGATACGTACGACCAGATCCTGGGTGTACACGACGTCCGCTCATACGCTTGATGATCTCTTCATCAGCAACGTCGATCTCGACAACCGCATCAATAGATACGCCCGCTTCTTTTAACGCATCCGCTTGTGGGATAGTACGTGGGAAGCCATCAAACAAAAAACCATTAGCGCAATCAGATTCGGTAATACGCTCTTTTACCAAACCGATAATAATATCATCAGATACCAGCTCTCCGGCATCCATTACCGCTTTGGCTTTAACACCCAGCGGCGTTCCCGCTTTTACAGCGGCACGTAGCATATCACCGGTAGAGATCTGTGGAATACCGTACTTCTCGGTGATGTATTGCGCTTGAGTGCCTTTACCAGCGCCTGGTGCGCCAAGAAGAATGATTCGCATTGAGGATTACTCCGCTCTAACTTATAAATAAAATGAATTCGTTCTGTGCTGACGCTGCGCTTTTAATGGTTAGCGGCGTATTTGTCTCGGATGATCTATTCAAACAAGACCGCACTATGATGACAGAACCTTACTGGCGTGCCCGAATAACGACAATTCGACGTTAGCACTAGCAACTTGATTACATAATCGCCAATAGTAGGATATTTTTGCTGTTTATAGGTTGTTCATCAACTATTTAGCAGTGAGGTTAAGCTAAAGCTCACATTAGCTCAACCCCGTTTTGCTTTATCCTGTGTTTCTCATTCCTGCAGATATACCTGCCATTGTCACCATCAGCGCTTTTTCAAGGCGCTTGTCAGGATTGTTTCGATCTCGATACAGTAATTCAGCTTGCAAGAAGTGCAACGGGTCAATGTAGGGGTTGCGCACATCGATAGACTGACGAATCACCGGGTTATCGGCCAATAGCAGATCCCGTTCCTTGATCGTCAACACCATCTCTACGGCCGTTTCTAGCCGGCTTCTCAGGCTGGAACCCAACACCTTAAGCTCTTCCGAAACCAGTCGTGACTCATAGTACTCTGTCAAACGGCTATCACTTTTGGCCAATACCATCTCCAGCATATCCACATAGGAGCGGAAAAAAGGCCACTTGCGGTACATTTCTCGTAACGCAGGCAACTCTTCTCCTTTGATGGCACATGACAGCGCCGTATCAGATCCTAACCATGCCGGTAGCATCAAACGGATCTGGGTCCAGGCAAAGATCCAAGGAATAGCACGCAGGCTCTCTACCCCTCCGTCTGCTTTTCGCTTTGCAGGACGGGAGCCCAATGGCAGCTTGCTAAGCTCCTGCTCTGGTGTTACCGCACGAAAATAGGGAACAAACTGCGGATCTTCTCTCACAACTGAACGGTATGCCTGCAGGCCCGTCGCGGCTAATTTTTCCATCTGCTCCCGCCAAGCATCCTCTGGGGCTGGCGTGGGCGCTAAGGTCGCCATCAAAACCGCACCTGCATATAACTCAAGATTACGCACCGCTAATTCAGGAATACCAAATTTAAAGCGGATCATCTCCCCTTGCTCGGTGACACGTAGGCTGCGATCTACCGATCCCGGTGGTTGCGCCATAATCGCCGTATGGCTAGGGCCACCCCCTCGCCCTACGGTGCCTCCACGGCCATGAAAGAGGGTTAAGTGAACATCATGAGCTTTACACAGCGCGGTTAGCGCTTCCTGAGCTTTATACTGCCCCCACGCGGCCGCTAACTGACCTGCATCTTTTGAGGAGTCAGAGTAGCCAATCATCACCTCCTGATGCCCATGGGTGTACTGTTTATACCAAGGGACAGATAAGAGTGCATCGATACAGCTACGCGCACTTTCTAGGTCATTTAATGTTTCAAACAGGGGGACAACACGTATGTCATGGGTGATACCCATCTCACGTAATAGCAGGATGACGGATAGCACATCCGATGGCGAACTAGCCATGGAGATAACATAAGAGCCAAGTGAGTCCGGATCGGCCAGAGCCACTACCCTACAGGTGTCTAATACCTCTTGAACGTCTGCTGAGGGCTGCCAATCCCGAGGGATTAATGGGCGTTTACTTTGTAGCTCTTTGAGTAAAAAAGCCTGACGCCCCTCTTCAGTCCATGCTGTATAGGAGCCAAGGCCATAAAATTGGGATAACTCTTCAAATACCTGCGCATGTCGATCCGAGCTTTGGCGAATATCAAGGCGCACCAAAGTTACGCCAAAGCAGGCTATGCGGCGAATAATATCTTCTAACGCCCCTTCGGCAATAATCTCCATGCCGCATTCAATCAGTGAACGATGGCACAGCATTAAGGGTTCGAGTAACTGTTCTGACGTCAGCAGTGGACAGGTAATATCCACTGTTTGATGATGCAGTTTTTGTTCAATCCAACGCTTGGTGCACGCAAGCTGGTCTCTGATATCGCCTAAAATGGCACGATACGGCTCGGCTGCCTCATCCCCTACTTTCGCTCGTAGCTCGTTGCTACATTGCTCCATGGACAACTCAGCCCGAAGCGCATCGATATCTCTTAGGTAAAGATCCGCCGCCATCCAACGAGAGAGCAGTAAGACTTCTTCAGTAATGGTTGAGGTTACATTGGGGTTGCCATCGCGGTCACCGCCCATCCATGATGAAAAGCGAACCGGAGAAGCCTCCAATGGTAAGCCTTTACCGATGATGGCTTTGGTCTGAAGGTCCAAACGTTTTAGAAAAGCAGGTACCGCCTCCCACAAAGAGTTCTCGATAACCGCAAAACCCCATTTAGCTTCATCAATAGGCGTGGGGCGTGTTTGTCGTATTTCGTTGGTATGCCAGATCTGGCTAATAAGTTCGTTTAAGCGATGTTGCTGATTTTCACCACGATCCTGTGCTCGAAGAGAATCGGTAATAGCATCATATTTTTGAATCAACGTGCGTCGATTGACTTCGGTAGGATGTGCAGTCAGCACAAGATCAACCTGCATCTGGGTAAGCGTATCCAAAATACGCTCTTGGGAAATACCACTTTTTTTCAAGTGTTTGAGTAGCTGAACAAACGAGTCGGTGGACTCCAGATCACAAATCTCTTGGTGGCGCCGCACCCGGTGGTGCTCTTCAGCGATGTTGGCCAAATTGAGAAATTGCGTAAATGCACGTGCCACAGGCAGCATTTCATCTTCACTCAGGCTGCGTAGCTCTTCCAGAAGGCTTTCTCGATCCTCCTCGGTGCCATGTCGGCCCGCTTTAGCGAGCTTGCGAACCCGCTCTACACGTTCAAGAAAGCCGCTGCCTAGGTGATTTTCTATCGTCTGGCCAAGACTTCCCCCTAGTGCACGAACATCATCCCGCAAAGCTTCATGCAGGTCACTCATAACTCAGCTCCTTTGTGTATCTCCAATCACAATACACTGAGCATAGGTACTTTTATCGCGTTGCACAAATCAGGCTTTAGTTGATAGCCGGTTTTTAGAGGATATTTTTACTCTATCGCGTCTAATAAAGTTTTTAGCGCGGTTTGGGCGATCGCTTCATTTTCATACTGAATAGCTGGGAGAGATGGCTGGCCTGTCGTAGTCGTCAATTCAATGCGAAAGTTTTCATCCATCTGTACACCACGATCAAACGCTACTTGCGCAGATACGACAGAGCCCATCGAAACAACCTGGTGGCGATCGGCAGCAACCACAGCCAGTTGCCGCTGATTACGATCTAAGACCAACCGAGGGCTTCCATTTAAATTATCACTCACAACAAACCCTGTGGAACGTAACAGATCCAGCTGCTGTTGGCCTTTTTTCCAATTCCAGTAGCCTAAACCGGCTAAAATGGCGACCGCCACAATAAATAATGTCATTTTCATAGCCCTTTCTGCTTTGCCTCATCCCATAACTGATCCAGTTGGTCTAAAGCGTAGCTATCCCAGGCTTTACCGGAGCTGTCTACTTTGGATTCAATGTAATTAAAGCGTCGTTCAAACTTTTGATTCGTGGAGCGCAGTGCGGTCTCGGCTTTAACTTTTAGGTGTCTGGCTAAATTCACTTGCGCGAAAATTAAGTCACCCATCTCATCAAGCACGGC includes:
- a CDS encoding monooxygenase, which codes for MKLLQVDFAYPNLMGSTLSEGMIELANSINDEAGLIWKIWTEQIKDKRGGGIYLFDSEANAERYLQMHSKRLQTMGASDIRGIIFDVNLPLTRINQGPVPQEG
- a CDS encoding GNAT family N-acetyltransferase, which translates into the protein MIRISQTELPTQAQVVALYRANDWSSAQKPDLLMQALENSHSLVTAWSGDRLVGLGNAISDGYLVVYYPHMLVDPEFHGLGVGRLIMNTMLARYQGFHQQMLTADGGAIEFYKKMGFERAGKTEPMWVYAGNDH
- the rlmB gene encoding 23S rRNA (guanosine(2251)-2'-O)-methyltransferase RlmB — protein: MQPELIFGFHAVKTTLKYDASRVQSIVALKGREDERLVSLLADSTHIPVKKASRQELDTMAAGGVHQGIIAICTPMKAKDERFLDHILEQLDEPAFLLVLDGVTDPHNLGACLRTADAAGVHAVIAPKDKSAPLNATVSKVACGAAEVVPYVQVTNLSRTLQDLQQRGIWITGTAGEAEQMVYQSSLTGPLAIVMGAEGKGMRRLTRECCDFLIKIPMAGEVSSLNVSVATGICLFEAVRQRSIK
- the adk gene encoding adenylate kinase, whose product is MRIILLGAPGAGKGTQAQYITEKYGIPQISTGDMLRAAVKAGTPLGVKAKAVMDAGELVSDDIIIGLVKERITESDCANGFLFDGFPRTIPQADALKEAGVSIDAVVEIDVADEEIIKRMSGRRVHPGSGRTYHVVFNPPKVEGKDDVTGEDLVQRADDAEDIVRGRLNVYHEQTAPLIAYYKGWNESDPATGPKYVYVPGVGSVDDIRDKVFQGLN
- the ppc gene encoding phosphoenolpyruvate carboxylase, with the protein product MSDLHEALRDDVRALGGSLGQTIENHLGSGFLERVERVRKLAKAGRHGTEEDRESLLEELRSLSEDEMLPVARAFTQFLNLANIAEEHHRVRRHQEICDLESTDSFVQLLKHLKKSGISQERILDTLTQMQVDLVLTAHPTEVNRRTLIQKYDAITDSLRAQDRGENQQHRLNELISQIWHTNEIRQTRPTPIDEAKWGFAVIENSLWEAVPAFLKRLDLQTKAIIGKGLPLEASPVRFSSWMGGDRDGNPNVTSTITEEVLLLSRWMAADLYLRDIDALRAELSMEQCSNELRAKVGDEAAEPYRAILGDIRDQLACTKRWIEQKLHHQTVDITCPLLTSEQLLEPLMLCHRSLIECGMEIIAEGALEDIIRRIACFGVTLVRLDIRQSSDRHAQVFEELSQFYGLGSYTAWTEEGRQAFLLKELQSKRPLIPRDWQPSADVQEVLDTCRVVALADPDSLGSYVISMASSPSDVLSVILLLREMGITHDIRVVPLFETLNDLESARSCIDALLSVPWYKQYTHGHQEVMIGYSDSSKDAGQLAAAWGQYKAQEALTALCKAHDVHLTLFHGRGGTVGRGGGPSHTAIMAQPPGSVDRSLRVTEQGEMIRFKFGIPELAVRNLELYAGAVLMATLAPTPAPEDAWREQMEKLAATGLQAYRSVVREDPQFVPYFRAVTPEQELSKLPLGSRPAKRKADGGVESLRAIPWIFAWTQIRLMLPAWLGSDTALSCAIKGEELPALREMYRKWPFFRSYVDMLEMVLAKSDSRLTEYYESRLVSEELKVLGSSLRSRLETAVEMVLTIKERDLLLADNPVIRQSIDVRNPYIDPLHFLQAELLYRDRNNPDKRLEKALMVTMAGISAGMRNTG